One genomic segment of Erythrobacter sp. THAF29 includes these proteins:
- a CDS encoding pyridoxine 5'-phosphate synthase has product MNESLHPHPLRLGVNIDHVATIRNARGGDHPDPVRAAEIVARCGGDGITAHLREDRRHIRDEDLARIQAATNLPLNLEMAATPEMLEIALRHKPHAACIVPEKREERTTEGGLDAAGLHNTLVPIVEELKGADIRVSLFIEADERQLDAALRLGAPVVEFHTGEYAHAILDGDSEKTARELKRISDMAALAAKNGIEPHAGHGLTYENVQPIAAIPQLAELNIGHYLIGEAVFTGLESAVLKMRELMDEAR; this is encoded by the coding sequence ATGAACGAATCGCTCCACCCCCATCCCTTGCGCCTCGGCGTGAACATCGATCACGTCGCGACCATCCGCAATGCGCGCGGGGGCGACCATCCCGATCCGGTGCGTGCGGCGGAGATCGTGGCACGGTGCGGCGGAGACGGGATCACGGCGCATCTTCGCGAAGATCGTCGGCACATCCGCGACGAGGACCTGGCGCGCATTCAGGCAGCGACCAACCTTCCGCTCAACCTCGAAATGGCAGCGACGCCCGAAATGCTCGAAATCGCGCTGCGCCACAAGCCGCATGCCGCGTGCATCGTGCCCGAAAAGCGCGAGGAGCGTACGACCGAGGGCGGGCTCGATGCGGCAGGGCTGCACAACACGCTCGTCCCCATCGTGGAGGAACTGAAGGGCGCGGACATCCGCGTCTCGCTCTTCATCGAGGCCGACGAGCGCCAGCTCGACGCAGCCCTGCGCCTCGGCGCGCCGGTGGTTGAATTCCATACCGGCGAATACGCGCACGCGATACTCGACGGCGACAGCGAGAAGACCGCGCGTGAGTTGAAACGCATCTCCGACATGGCAGCGCTCGCAGCCAAGAACGGCATCGAGCCGCATGCCGGACACGGCCTTACATACGAAAACGTCCAGCCTATCGCCGCCATCCCGCAACTGGCCGAGCTCAATATCGGGCACTACCTCATCGGCGAGGCGGTGTTCACAGGGCTTGAGTCCGCCGTGCTCAAGATGCGCGAATTGATGGACGAGGCCCGCTAA
- the ruvX gene encoding Holliday junction resolvase RuvX: MICEAAADFAEALPDGGVLLGLDLGTKTIGTATCDAGWRFATNGKTLGRGKWTRDKTILAELIKQRGVKGIVLGLPRNMDGTEGPRAQASRAFARNCSDAFGLPVLLWDERWSTQSAEAALVGQDVSRAKRAKTIDSHAAAVILQGAIDRLAGGVI; the protein is encoded by the coding sequence CTGATCTGCGAGGCCGCCGCCGACTTTGCCGAGGCGCTGCCCGACGGTGGTGTGTTGCTCGGCCTCGATCTGGGTACCAAGACCATCGGCACCGCTACATGCGATGCCGGCTGGCGGTTCGCGACCAATGGGAAAACCCTGGGCCGCGGCAAGTGGACCCGCGACAAAACAATTCTTGCCGAGCTGATCAAACAGCGCGGTGTCAAAGGGATCGTACTCGGCCTTCCTCGCAACATGGACGGGACGGAGGGACCACGCGCCCAAGCTAGCCGCGCTTTCGCGCGAAACTGTTCCGATGCATTCGGTTTGCCCGTCCTCCTGTGGGACGAACGCTGGTCGACCCAGAGCGCAGAGGCCGCGCTCGTCGGGCAGGACGTCAGCCGGGCCAAGCGTGCCAAGACCATCGACAGCCACGCCGCCGCAGTGATCCTGCAGGGGGCGATCGACCGGCTGGCCGGCGGAGTGATCTAA
- a CDS encoding pyridoxal phosphate biosynthetic protein has product MDTSEAPDLTSEQKRWAFAGSTLFLTAVGFLGYAVAKGAMVVFAVGWVALQVFGFVGALYFGKGDFAHPLFKSQVFVHVIALILLVALFFRGPA; this is encoded by the coding sequence GTGGACACCAGCGAGGCCCCCGACCTCACGAGCGAGCAGAAGCGCTGGGCCTTTGCAGGCTCGACATTATTCCTCACCGCAGTTGGCTTCCTCGGCTATGCGGTAGCGAAAGGCGCGATGGTCGTCTTCGCGGTTGGCTGGGTGGCGCTGCAAGTCTTCGGATTTGTAGGGGCGCTCTATTTCGGCAAGGGCGACTTCGCGCACCCGCTGTTCAAAAGCCAGGTGTTCGTCCACGTCATCGCGCTGATCCTGCTCGTCGCGCTGTTTTTCAGGGGACCAGCATGA
- a CDS encoding DUF3089 domain-containing protein: protein MAKKFLYFIAFCIVIFLVGRIGYELFQDELAEIALVPSTEFTPTEPMEVNAYQDPDLWYSRPGIGVEDPARWQPAYAAMSKPQMDAFAIEAARAAEPTGDDDAVSLPDFAVFFVHPTSYLSRDNWNAPLGDAEAERIARIYVRGMASPFNKASEIWAPRYRQATMGAFLTDEPEGQQAIDAAYADVLEAYRFFVSSLDADTPVVLAGHSQGSLHLLRLLREEVKNSPIADRLVAAYVIGWPISVDHDLPALGFPACATPAQTGCVISWSSFAEPADPSRVIETYANSTGYDGEKRGESTILCTNPLTGKFGGAAPESANLGTLVPENGMETGELVPGAVPARCDERGLLLIGDPPEMGSYVLPGNNYHVYDIPLFWANTQADVARRVRAMDPAN from the coding sequence ATGGCCAAGAAATTTCTCTACTTTATCGCTTTTTGCATCGTGATCTTCCTCGTCGGTCGGATCGGCTACGAACTGTTTCAGGACGAGCTCGCGGAAATCGCGCTCGTCCCGTCGACCGAATTCACACCGACCGAACCGATGGAGGTGAACGCCTACCAGGATCCGGACCTGTGGTATTCGCGCCCGGGGATCGGCGTTGAAGACCCAGCCCGTTGGCAGCCCGCCTATGCAGCGATGAGCAAGCCTCAAATGGATGCTTTTGCAATCGAGGCAGCTAGGGCGGCCGAGCCTACAGGCGATGACGATGCCGTGTCTCTGCCGGATTTCGCGGTCTTCTTTGTCCACCCCACAAGCTATTTGAGCCGCGACAACTGGAACGCTCCGCTCGGCGATGCCGAAGCCGAACGCATCGCGCGGATCTATGTCCGCGGAATGGCCAGCCCGTTCAACAAGGCTAGCGAGATCTGGGCTCCTCGCTATCGTCAGGCGACTATGGGCGCGTTTCTCACCGACGAGCCGGAGGGGCAGCAGGCAATCGACGCCGCCTATGCCGATGTTCTCGAGGCCTATCGCTTTTTCGTAAGCTCGCTCGACGCGGACACGCCGGTGGTTCTCGCCGGTCACAGTCAGGGCTCGCTCCACCTTCTGCGCCTGCTTCGCGAAGAGGTGAAGAACTCGCCGATCGCCGATCGGCTCGTGGCCGCCTATGTCATCGGCTGGCCTATCTCGGTCGATCACGACCTGCCTGCGTTGGGCTTCCCCGCCTGCGCAACGCCCGCCCAGACCGGGTGTGTGATTTCATGGTCGAGCTTTGCCGAACCCGCCGATCCCTCTCGCGTGATCGAAACCTACGCCAACTCGACCGGGTATGACGGAGAGAAGCGCGGTGAGAGCACGATCCTGTGCACCAATCCGCTGACCGGCAAGTTCGGCGGCGCTGCGCCGGAAAGCGCCAACCTTGGCACGCTTGTGCCTGAAAACGGCATGGAAACTGGGGAACTCGTGCCGGGAGCGGTTCCGGCAAGGTGCGACGAGCGCGGGCTTCTCCTGATCGGCGACCCGCCTGAAATGGGAAGCTACGTGCTGCCCGGCAACAATTACCACGTTTACGACATCCCGCTGTTCTGGGCGAACACGCAGGCAGATGTCGCTCGGCGTGTTCGCGCCATGGACCCGGCAAACTGA
- the acpS gene encoding holo-ACP synthase, with protein MIIGLGSDLCNIERIQNSLDRFGERFENRVFTDIERAKARRRPFTIAGTYAKRFAAKEAFSKAVGTGFKRGVFMKDIGVVNAPSGAPTLALTGGAALRLEELLPSGHEAFIHLTLTDDHPWAQAFVIIEAHAR; from the coding sequence ATGATCATCGGCCTTGGTTCCGACCTCTGCAATATCGAGCGAATCCAGAACTCTCTGGACCGTTTTGGCGAGCGGTTCGAGAACCGCGTCTTCACCGATATCGAGCGCGCGAAGGCGCGCCGTCGCCCTTTCACCATCGCTGGAACCTACGCCAAGCGTTTCGCCGCCAAGGAGGCGTTCAGCAAGGCTGTCGGCACCGGGTTCAAGCGCGGCGTTTTCATGAAGGACATAGGGGTCGTGAACGCGCCGTCGGGCGCGCCCACCCTCGCGCTCACCGGCGGGGCGGCATTGCGGCTTGAAGAATTGCTCCCTTCGGGCCATGAGGCGTTCATCCACCTGACCCTAACCGACGATCATCCGTGGGCGCAGGCCTTCGTCATCATCGAAGCACACGCGCGGTAG
- a CDS encoding transglycosylase domain-containing protein has protein sequence MGLFTRFRKQSSDGSLHGGDTGFYPLYESQRPILPEEKSGWWKSRRASPDYDTWDRKLSELDGSVAREERRRLPWWRPAHWRGRRKRWWAVRIVAAILLLFFALVAWLAVTAPLSKSLEPIAAPQVTLLASDGTPIARSGAMVDEPVEVEDLPPHVVQAFLAIEDRRFYSHWGVDPRGIARAVWTGRGGGSTITQQLAKFTFLTPEQTLTRKAREALIAFWMESWLTKDEILERYLSNAYFGDNQYGLRAASLHYFYRHPENLRPEQAAMLAGLLQAPSRYNPTKHYDRAKRRMDLVIEAMVDVGYITQEEADALPAPKLDVRTRDDLPTGTYFADWALPLAREGMEASYSRQVLTTTLDARLQALASRVTSRAALGEAQIALVAMRPSGEVVAMVGGKDYSASPFNRATQAKRQPGSTFKLFVYLAALEAGWDPEDTIANTPIETGSYRPKNSRDRYSETITLEDALASSSNVAAVRLFNEVGSKNVIRTARSLGVNSPLPEGDPSLALGTSTMTLLELTAAYAGVAANSFPVEPYAFPKEEQGWWEWLTTPSDSVPTRAHDDLEQMLRAAVNRGTGRAAQLPIANYGKTGTTQDNRDALFVGYAGDLVVGVWIGNDDNSPLDGITGGGLPARIWKDFMRGALALPAPKPSAVPDPEGPIQPFDIEDGAEIPLDENGSAIRFEEDGVILNTEIEGMPIEFRLGEDGLAVEPSR, from the coding sequence ATGGGTCTTTTTACGCGGTTCAGAAAGCAATCGAGCGATGGCTCGCTGCATGGCGGCGATACCGGGTTCTATCCGCTCTACGAATCGCAACGCCCCATTCTACCCGAGGAGAAGAGTGGCTGGTGGAAGTCCCGCCGCGCCTCTCCCGATTACGACACATGGGATCGCAAGCTTTCGGAGCTCGACGGGTCAGTGGCGCGGGAGGAGCGTCGCCGCCTGCCTTGGTGGAGACCGGCTCACTGGCGGGGGCGGCGCAAGCGCTGGTGGGCGGTGCGGATCGTCGCTGCGATCCTGCTGTTGTTTTTCGCGCTTGTCGCCTGGCTGGCGGTCACAGCCCCGCTTTCCAAGAGCCTGGAGCCTATCGCCGCGCCGCAGGTCACGCTGCTCGCCAGCGACGGCACGCCAATCGCTCGCAGTGGGGCCATGGTGGACGAGCCGGTCGAGGTGGAAGACCTTCCGCCGCATGTCGTGCAGGCCTTTCTCGCAATCGAGGACCGACGGTTTTATTCGCATTGGGGCGTTGACCCGCGCGGGATCGCGCGCGCCGTCTGGACCGGAAGGGGTGGGGGCAGCACAATCACCCAACAGCTCGCCAAATTCACCTTCCTCACACCCGAACAGACACTCACCCGCAAGGCACGCGAGGCGCTCATCGCATTCTGGATGGAAAGCTGGCTGACGAAGGACGAGATCCTGGAGCGCTATCTTTCCAACGCCTATTTCGGCGACAATCAATACGGTCTGCGCGCGGCGAGCCTGCATTACTTCTACCGCCATCCGGAGAATCTGCGCCCGGAACAGGCGGCGATGCTCGCGGGGCTATTGCAGGCACCGTCCCGCTACAATCCGACCAAGCATTACGATCGCGCCAAGCGGCGTATGGATCTCGTGATAGAGGCGATGGTCGATGTCGGATACATCACACAGGAAGAGGCCGATGCGCTGCCAGCACCCAAGCTCGACGTCCGCACTCGCGACGACTTGCCGACGGGTACCTACTTTGCCGACTGGGCGCTTCCGCTGGCCCGCGAAGGGATGGAGGCGAGCTATTCACGGCAGGTCCTGACCACCACGCTCGATGCACGATTGCAGGCACTCGCAAGCCGCGTCACGAGCCGCGCAGCGCTCGGCGAAGCGCAGATCGCGCTCGTCGCCATGCGTCCCAGCGGCGAAGTCGTCGCAATGGTTGGCGGGAAGGACTACTCCGCATCGCCGTTCAACCGCGCAACACAGGCGAAACGGCAGCCTGGTTCTACGTTCAAGCTGTTCGTGTATCTGGCAGCACTTGAAGCCGGGTGGGATCCCGAAGACACTATCGCGAACACCCCGATCGAGACTGGCAGCTATCGCCCCAAAAACTCGCGCGATCGTTACTCGGAAACGATCACGCTGGAAGACGCGCTCGCTTCGTCGAGCAATGTCGCCGCCGTTCGATTGTTCAACGAGGTCGGCAGCAAGAACGTGATCCGCACTGCGAGATCGCTCGGCGTCAACTCGCCTCTTCCCGAAGGCGACCCGAGCCTTGCTCTGGGCACCTCGACGATGACCTTGCTCGAGCTGACCGCTGCTTATGCGGGCGTTGCCGCCAACAGTTTCCCTGTCGAGCCATACGCATTCCCCAAGGAAGAGCAGGGCTGGTGGGAATGGCTGACCACACCATCCGACAGCGTGCCGACCCGCGCGCATGACGACCTCGAGCAGATGCTACGTGCAGCGGTGAACAGGGGGACGGGGCGTGCCGCGCAGCTGCCCATTGCGAACTACGGCAAGACCGGCACCACTCAGGACAATCGCGACGCATTGTTCGTCGGCTATGCGGGCGATCTTGTCGTCGGCGTTTGGATCGGAAACGATGACAACTCGCCGCTCGACGGTATTACGGGCGGGGGGCTTCCTGCGCGCATATGGAAGGACTTCATGCGCGGCGCGCTCGCGCTGCCCGCGCCCAAACCCAGCGCTGTGCCCGACCCTGAGGGTCCGATCCAGCCCTTCGATATTGAGGACGGCGCGGAAATCCCGCTTGATGAGAACGGGTCGGCAATCCGTTTCGAAGAAGACGGCGTAATCCTCAACACCGAAATTGAGGGAATGCCAATCGAATTCAGGCTCGGCGAAGACGGGCTAGCGGTCGAACCGTCTCGCTAG
- a CDS encoding transposase translates to MPQIIDNPSDKSCSLLECIEALAQLEFDPRDAASTGQAAMWLRRLTNNRTFLADLLIDRLSGRVPHEVDSGYGPQAIVLSPLRRNMFLRANIWPAESDLCFRNSGAKSFVYGVPHDHNFSFLTSGYIGPGYRSDYYEYDYEDVAGYPGEPAPLRFVERSALHEGKIMLYRAHVDVHSQLPPESLSVSLNVMHVDPSQCWFDQYGFDLEKREVTRVLSPNATEAFLRVAVASGAEEALDFADWVGRTHPSERLRLASFEARAATLGGNEADELWRIAENTGSRLLEYIAGQRRAALMD, encoded by the coding sequence ATGCCGCAGATAATCGACAATCCGAGCGACAAATCCTGCTCTCTGCTGGAATGCATTGAGGCGCTTGCCCAGCTCGAATTCGACCCTCGCGACGCGGCATCTACGGGGCAAGCGGCGATGTGGCTGCGCAGGCTCACCAACAACCGCACCTTTCTCGCAGATCTGCTCATCGACCGTTTGTCGGGTCGCGTGCCCCACGAAGTGGATAGCGGGTACGGTCCACAAGCGATCGTGCTCTCGCCACTTCGCAGAAACATGTTCTTGCGGGCCAACATCTGGCCGGCTGAAAGCGATCTGTGCTTCCGGAATAGCGGCGCGAAAAGCTTCGTCTACGGCGTCCCGCACGATCACAACTTCTCGTTCCTGACGAGCGGCTATATCGGGCCGGGCTATCGCAGCGACTATTACGAGTATGACTATGAGGATGTAGCCGGTTATCCGGGCGAACCAGCGCCGTTGCGGTTCGTCGAAAGAAGCGCGCTGCACGAAGGCAAGATCATGCTTTACCGGGCGCATGTGGACGTCCATTCGCAGTTGCCGCCCGAAAGCCTGTCAGTCTCGCTCAACGTTATGCATGTCGATCCTTCGCAATGCTGGTTCGATCAGTACGGTTTCGACCTTGAGAAACGCGAGGTGACTCGCGTGCTCAGCCCTAACGCGACCGAGGCATTCCTGCGCGTTGCGGTAGCGAGCGGTGCGGAAGAGGCGCTCGATTTTGCCGACTGGGTCGGGCGGACGCATCCAAGCGAAAGGCTACGGCTGGCAAGCTTTGAAGCGCGGGCGGCCACCCTCGGCGGAAATGAGGCCGACGAACTGTGGCGTATCGCCGAGAATACGGGCAGTCGGTTGCTTGAGTATATCGCCGGGCAACGCCGCGCAGCGCTGATGGATTAG
- a CDS encoding oxygenase MpaB family protein, whose protein sequence is MADPIESLRLRLVEQVRGVFNDTANGQKPVPPSDDALFERDTPIRKVHADLVGMMTGGVRGLLLQMLHPHALQGVLDHSNFREDMHGRLRRTARFIAVTTFGHRDEAMKAIERVNRIHSRIGGTLPDGTPYNATNPRTLAWVHVVEAQSFLAGYLRHVRPDMPYSARNEYYRQFAVIARALGADPVPESVSEADAVFRELRTDLKTSPEAREVAQLVLSQRPKGTPPALQTMIAAESIAMLPDWARSMLRLQRPVLTAFPARAATWGVGRTLRWAFRQN, encoded by the coding sequence ATGGCCGATCCGATCGAATCCTTGCGCCTTCGTCTCGTCGAGCAAGTGCGCGGCGTATTCAACGACACGGCGAACGGCCAGAAGCCCGTGCCGCCCTCCGACGATGCACTGTTCGAACGCGACACGCCGATCCGCAAGGTCCATGCCGATCTCGTCGGTATGATGACGGGCGGCGTTCGCGGCCTTCTTTTGCAAATGCTGCATCCACACGCGCTTCAGGGCGTGCTCGACCATTCCAATTTCCGCGAGGATATGCACGGTCGCCTGCGCCGCACTGCGCGCTTTATCGCGGTCACCACTTTCGGCCACCGCGATGAAGCTATGAAGGCGATCGAGCGGGTAAACCGCATCCATTCCAGGATCGGCGGGACCCTGCCCGACGGCACGCCTTACAATGCCACCAACCCGAGAACGCTAGCGTGGGTGCACGTCGTAGAGGCCCAGAGTTTCCTCGCCGGTTACCTTCGCCACGTTCGTCCAGACATGCCCTATTCGGCCCGCAACGAATACTATCGCCAGTTCGCTGTAATTGCCCGTGCACTGGGGGCTGATCCGGTGCCAGAATCGGTAAGCGAGGCCGATGCAGTATTTCGCGAGCTGCGCACCGATCTCAAGACCTCGCCAGAAGCGCGCGAGGTCGCGCAATTGGTTCTCAGCCAGCGCCCCAAAGGGACACCGCCTGCGCTCCAGACCATGATCGCGGCAGAATCAATTGCGATGCTGCCCGACTGGGCGCGGTCGATGCTGCGGCTCCAACGTCCCGTCCTAACCGCCTTTCCAGCCCGCGCCGCGACCTGGGGCGTGGGACGAACGCTGAGATGGGCGTTCCGCCAGAATTGA
- a CDS encoding PaaI family thioesterase has translation MSNSLPPFDPSEAAKFFFKHGHSGWLGLRYSAHADNWVELELPWREDLLGEPERAVLASGPIVSLMDMASGMSIWQAKGTFTPIATLDLRVDYQRPARERSAVWGRVECYRTTRSAAFVRGIAHDGDLDDPVAHVAGVFMTIDRDPRQGKVPAGQDAEGSQPGTGDA, from the coding sequence ATGAGCAATTCGCTGCCCCCTTTCGATCCTAGCGAGGCTGCAAAGTTCTTCTTCAAGCACGGGCATTCGGGCTGGCTCGGCCTCAGATATTCAGCCCATGCGGACAATTGGGTCGAGCTAGAACTGCCCTGGCGTGAGGACCTGTTGGGAGAGCCCGAGCGCGCTGTGCTGGCCTCCGGCCCGATCGTCAGCCTGATGGACATGGCAAGCGGAATGTCGATCTGGCAGGCGAAGGGAACTTTCACACCGATCGCCACGCTTGACCTAAGGGTCGATTACCAGCGACCTGCGCGTGAGCGCAGCGCGGTTTGGGGTCGGGTCGAATGCTATCGCACAACGCGTTCGGCCGCTTTTGTAAGGGGCATCGCGCATGATGGCGATCTCGACGATCCGGTCGCGCATGTGGCCGGGGTTTTCATGACGATCGACCGCGATCCGCGCCAGGGCAAGGTGCCCGCAGGGCAGGATGCGGAAGGCAGCCAGCCGGGGACAGGCGATGCCTGA
- the lepB gene encoding signal peptidase I, with protein sequence MSQIDNSSTETPPTAGKSPAQTAAIADKNAPEKSGGESEGDEKVNWLAELRGLAIMLLAVLAFHSLVAKPFYIPSTSMMPTLWVGDRLVVSKYPYGWSWASASFHMLPRGDWRIWPDTPEYGDIVIPVHPYRDEDYIKRVVALPGDTIEVRDGRIILNGVAIPREQVPDVRIPFEPHLLCSDGNMGMRPCLESFEPYRKTGEDGRDYFEVETYRETLPNGATYLVIDHEDQPLDNYGPYVVPEGNVFVMGDNRDESADSRAPADLRGLGDGIPMENIGGRAEFITFSLDGSTTWNPATWFSSLRGDRAWTTLRPPIAEGYETTE encoded by the coding sequence GTGAGCCAGATCGACAATTCCTCGACCGAAACCCCGCCCACTGCGGGAAAATCGCCTGCGCAAACGGCAGCGATCGCGGACAAAAATGCTCCGGAGAAATCCGGGGGCGAGTCCGAGGGAGACGAAAAGGTCAATTGGCTTGCCGAACTGCGCGGCCTGGCGATCATGCTGCTCGCGGTGCTGGCCTTCCACAGCCTCGTCGCAAAGCCTTTTTACATCCCCTCCACCTCGATGATGCCGACCCTGTGGGTTGGCGACCGGCTTGTGGTGAGCAAATATCCTTATGGCTGGTCGTGGGCCTCGGCGAGCTTCCACATGCTGCCACGCGGCGATTGGCGCATCTGGCCCGACACCCCGGAATACGGGGACATCGTAATTCCGGTGCATCCCTATCGCGATGAAGATTACATCAAGCGCGTCGTAGCCCTTCCCGGCGACACCATCGAGGTGCGCGACGGCCGCATCATCCTGAACGGAGTCGCGATCCCGCGCGAACAGGTGCCGGATGTGCGCATTCCGTTCGAACCCCACCTGCTTTGTTCGGACGGGAATATGGGCATGCGGCCATGCCTTGAAAGTTTCGAACCGTACCGGAAGACGGGAGAAGACGGTCGGGATTATTTCGAGGTCGAAACCTACCGCGAAACGTTGCCCAATGGCGCGACCTATCTCGTGATAGATCACGAAGATCAGCCACTCGACAACTACGGCCCCTATGTCGTTCCGGAGGGCAACGTCTTCGTCATGGGCGACAACCGCGATGAAAGTGCCGACAGCCGCGCGCCCGCAGACTTGCGGGGGTTGGGCGACGGAATTCCGATGGAGAATATCGGCGGCCGCGCCGAGTTCATCACCTTCTCGCTCGATGGATCGACGACGTGGAACCCAGCAACATGGTTCTCCAGCCTTCGCGGTGACCGTGCGTGGACCACGCTTCGCCCGCCCATCGCCGAAGGGTATGAAACCACGGAGTGA
- a CDS encoding cupin domain-containing protein translates to MSSAMEINSQFDQPVLIHTDTLEWKASPMAGVERRMLDRIGDEVARATSIVRYAEGSTFSEHTHSGGEEFIVLEGVFQDEHGDYPAGTYVRNPIGTHHIPRSGPGCTIFVKLWQFDECDRDQFAVDLNAIDLVRDPKRPGVSAAILADRDYEHVAVEQWEPDINFDLEDKGGFEMLLLEGSLQHGREEFGRCDWIRWPAGKSASFQTGRDGARIWIKRGHLATIRLPCA, encoded by the coding sequence ATGTCGAGTGCTATGGAGATCAACAGTCAGTTCGACCAGCCCGTCCTCATCCACACCGACACGCTTGAATGGAAAGCTTCGCCAATGGCAGGGGTCGAGCGGCGGATGCTCGACCGGATCGGCGACGAAGTGGCGCGGGCAACGTCGATCGTGCGCTATGCCGAAGGATCCACGTTCAGCGAGCATACCCATTCGGGCGGCGAAGAATTCATCGTGCTCGAAGGCGTTTTCCAGGACGAACACGGAGATTATCCGGCTGGTACCTACGTCCGCAATCCAATCGGTACACATCACATTCCACGCTCAGGGCCTGGGTGTACAATTTTTGTGAAGCTGTGGCAGTTCGACGAATGTGATCGCGATCAGTTCGCCGTCGATCTCAACGCGATTGATCTCGTTCGCGACCCCAAACGACCCGGTGTAAGCGCAGCCATCCTGGCAGATCGGGACTACGAACACGTCGCCGTTGAGCAGTGGGAACCCGACATCAATTTCGACCTCGAAGACAAGGGGGGTTTCGAGATGCTATTGCTTGAAGGATCGCTGCAGCACGGCCGCGAAGAATTTGGGCGCTGCGACTGGATTCGCTGGCCGGCCGGAAAGAGTGCGAGCTTCCAGACGGGAAGGGATGGCGCACGCATCTGGATTAAGCGGGGGCACCTCGCAACGATCCGGTTGCCCTGCGCCTGA
- a CDS encoding PaaI family thioesterase: protein MPELELPAYARALGIRVHEIEDGVPVLTVDFGPSVEGRPGHYHGGATAGLLENAGYAALRTRLIEEGRAAQMKPVNITVQYLSAGKSQPSFAKGRITRLGRRNANITVEAWQSDRSRPIATAIMNILMG from the coding sequence ATGCCTGAACTGGAACTACCCGCATATGCGCGAGCTCTCGGCATAAGGGTGCATGAAATCGAGGATGGCGTGCCAGTTCTGACGGTCGATTTCGGTCCCTCGGTGGAGGGACGTCCGGGCCACTATCACGGCGGAGCGACAGCAGGATTGCTCGAGAATGCTGGATATGCAGCTCTGCGAACGCGGTTGATCGAAGAAGGGCGCGCAGCGCAGATGAAGCCGGTCAACATAACCGTGCAATACCTTTCGGCGGGGAAGTCGCAGCCGAGCTTTGCCAAGGGCCGGATAACACGCCTCGGGCGGCGCAATGCCAACATCACAGTGGAAGCATGGCAGAGCGATCGCTCGCGACCGATCGCGACCGCGATCATGAATATCCTGATGGGATGA
- the cobS gene encoding cobaltochelatase subunit CobS has translation MNDMTDRHFDEKTNTILETPDATVDVRETFGIDVDWKVPSFSVADDHVPDIDESYVFDPDTTLAILAGFAHNRRVMIQGYHGTGKSTHIEQVAARLNWPSVRVNLDAHISRIDLVGRDAIVLKDGLQVTEFKEGILPWALQRPVALTFDEYDAGRPDVMFVIQRVLETDGRLTLLDQNRVITPNPYFRLFATTNTVGLGDTSGLYHGTQAINQAQMDRWNIVVALNYLSAETEQQIVKSKSPETDDALIADMVKVADLTRQGFMNGDISTVMSPRTVMTWAQNAQIFNSVGFAFRLSFLNKCDEAERGIVSEYYQRVFNEDLPESAGRPS, from the coding sequence ATGAACGATATGACAGACAGACATTTCGACGAGAAGACCAACACCATTCTCGAAACGCCCGACGCAACCGTCGATGTGCGCGAGACTTTTGGTATTGATGTCGACTGGAAGGTTCCCTCGTTCAGCGTTGCCGACGACCATGTGCCGGATATCGACGAATCGTACGTCTTCGATCCCGACACGACGCTCGCGATCCTCGCTGGCTTTGCCCACAACCGCCGCGTGATGATCCAGGGTTATCACGGCACCGGGAAGTCGACGCATATCGAACAGGTCGCTGCGCGACTCAACTGGCCGAGCGTGCGTGTGAACCTCGATGCGCATATCAGCCGCATCGACCTCGTCGGGCGCGATGCAATCGTGCTCAAGGATGGTCTTCAGGTCACCGAGTTCAAGGAAGGCATCCTGCCTTGGGCCTTGCAGCGTCCGGTTGCACTGACTTTCGACGAGTACGATGCGGGTCGCCCGGACGTGATGTTCGTGATCCAGCGCGTGCTCGAAACCGATGGTCGTCTGACGCTGCTTGACCAGAACCGCGTCATCACGCCGAACCCTTATTTCCGGTTGTTCGCGACGACCAACACGGTTGGCCTCGGCGATACGAGCGGGCTTTATCATGGCACGCAGGCGATCAACCAGGCGCAGATGGACCGTTGGAACATCGTCGTCGCGCTCAATTACCTGTCCGCCGAGACCGAACAGCAGATCGTCAAATCGAAGTCGCCCGAGACTGACGACGCCCTGATCGCGGACATGGTCAAGGTCGCCGACCTTACCCGCCAAGGCTTCATGAACGGCGATATCTCGACCGTGATGAGCCCGCGTACGGTGATGACATGGGCGCAGAACGCTCAGATATTCAACTCGGTCGGCTTCGCGTTCCGCCTCTCGTTCCTTAACAAATGCGATGAGGCAGAGCGCGGGATTGTGAGCGAATACTACCAGCGCGTGTTCAACGAAGACCTGCCCGAAAGCGCTGGTCGCCCCTCCTGA